The Candidatus Thermoplasmatota archaeon DNA segment CCTCGGTGACCATGTGGCAATCGACGCAGGCGCGCATCTAGGCCCCTCCCTCGCCGGGCTTCGCCTCGGGCGCTCGCCCGCCGCGCGGCCCGCCGCGCCCGCCGCCGCCCCTGCGGGCGCCTCCGCCCTGGGGCTTCTCGGGAAGCTTTCCTTCCTTGCGCAGGCGGTCCTCCTCGATCCATTCGAGCTTGCCAAGGCCCGTCTGGCGCATGGTGAGACCGATCTTGCTCTCGCGGGGGGAGAGCTCGTTGAGCGAAACCGTGACGAGGCGCGCGCGCACCTTGTCGTTGATCGCAAGCATGCGGCCGGACTCCTTTCCGATGAGCCGCTCGTTGTCGATGTCGACGTTGAGGTAGTCGTTCATGATCTGGCTCATGTGCAGGAGGCCGTCCAGGGGCCCAAAGCGCACGAAGGCGCCGAACTCGACGACCTCGCAGATGGTGCCCTCGACGAGCTCGCCCACCGCGGGCAGGAAGCAGACGGCGGCGTACCGGACGCGCTGGAACACCGCGCCGTCGCCGTGA contains these protein-coding regions:
- a CDS encoding DNA-directed RNA polymerase, translated to MYQIVSLEDTVRIPPTELGYEQAEVVKKLVHKNIEGRLNKKHGLVVAAFNIERVGEGRVIHGDGAVFQRVRYAAVCFLPAVGELVEGTICEVVEFGAFVRFGPLDGLLHMSQIMNDYLNVDIDNERLIGKESGRMLAINDKVRARLVTVSLNELSPRESKIGLTMRQTGLGKLEWIEEDRLRKEGKLPEKPQGGGARRGGGGRGGPRGGRAPEAKPGEGGA